From the genome of Colwellia psychrerythraea 34H, one region includes:
- the mrcB gene encoding penicillin-binding protein 1B, with product MSINKATKRSSPVVKEKSVMRRIGITLGKLMIATVFTVGIFSIYLDAKVRKKFEGQRWQVPVQVYGQIKKLQLGEQENLEEIAQSLKINGYQKVKFATRAGQFSQSAERLNIFQRAFDFANGANYAQQLSIEVVSEIVVSLSVDEQAVSTLILEPQLLARLVPDNKEDRVLVSLEELPSQLIDTLLLIEDRDFYHHHGVSPVGIFRALLNNIRAGRTVQGGSTLTQQLAKNMFLSRERTLSRKIKEALMAVILELRYSKDQLLEAYINEVYLGQNYANGVYGFGLAAQFYFGKKINELSHAQMALLIAQVKGPSYYDPWRHPERATERRDLILRLMFEQHLLPLVDFEQAAESTLSIRSNRRLAKKNYPAYLQLVNAELNQHLSSFTQKSGIKVFTGFSHRSQQLLEQSVAKQLPLLERKYHQKNLEAAMVVTDIASGEIRALVGGRESGYAGFNRALNAKRHIGSLIKPAIYVAALERYQQYNFATILDDKAITLRNGTGKKWQPKNYDGKYRGQVSLIEGLVFSLNVPTINLGMSLGLDSVADAIKALGYQQKLKMRPSVLLGAVNMSPLEINQLYLAIANNGYYQKTHTITKILSSNNETLWQKQQSSEQRLSSNAAYLLDYALERVTQVGTARSLTWRLNNKKVAGKTGTSNALRDSWFIGYDSKHLITTWLGKDNNKPTGLTGSSGALPLFADFINKQGVINKVEAKPESIVVTLFEQQTGNAVTDKCANTVIYPAVRDGIVTSKDCLQEKEDHRSWFERVFGE from the coding sequence ACAAGTTTATGGTCAAATAAAAAAATTGCAGCTAGGTGAACAGGAAAACCTAGAAGAAATAGCACAGTCACTAAAAATTAATGGTTATCAGAAAGTTAAATTTGCCACCCGAGCAGGCCAATTTTCTCAGTCGGCAGAACGTTTGAATATTTTTCAACGTGCTTTTGACTTTGCTAATGGTGCCAATTACGCACAACAACTCAGCATTGAAGTCGTTAGCGAAATTGTTGTCTCCCTGAGTGTTGATGAGCAAGCTGTTTCTACTTTAATACTTGAACCACAATTACTTGCGCGTTTAGTTCCTGATAATAAGGAAGATCGTGTACTGGTGTCGTTAGAAGAACTACCTAGTCAATTGATTGATACATTATTGTTAATTGAAGATCGTGATTTTTATCATCATCATGGCGTTTCTCCCGTTGGTATCTTTAGAGCACTACTTAATAATATTCGCGCTGGACGTACGGTGCAAGGCGGTAGTACCTTAACTCAACAACTCGCAAAGAATATGTTTCTAAGTCGCGAACGCACGCTGTCTCGAAAGATTAAAGAAGCACTAATGGCGGTGATCCTAGAGCTTAGATACAGTAAAGATCAACTGCTAGAAGCTTACATTAATGAAGTCTATTTAGGGCAGAATTATGCTAATGGCGTTTATGGTTTTGGCTTAGCCGCACAGTTTTATTTTGGTAAAAAAATTAATGAATTAAGTCATGCCCAAATGGCTTTATTGATAGCTCAAGTTAAAGGACCAAGTTACTACGACCCATGGCGTCATCCAGAACGTGCGACAGAGCGCCGAGACCTTATTCTTAGGCTTATGTTTGAACAACACTTATTACCACTTGTTGATTTTGAACAGGCAGCAGAATCAACACTATCTATTAGGTCTAATCGACGATTAGCCAAAAAAAATTACCCGGCTTATTTACAACTAGTTAATGCAGAATTAAATCAACACCTGTCGAGTTTTACTCAAAAGTCAGGTATTAAAGTATTTACCGGATTTTCACACAGAAGCCAGCAATTATTAGAGCAAAGTGTTGCCAAGCAATTACCTTTACTAGAACGGAAATACCACCAAAAGAATCTAGAAGCGGCGATGGTGGTTACTGATATTGCTAGTGGTGAAATTAGGGCGCTCGTTGGTGGTCGGGAAAGTGGATATGCCGGCTTTAATCGAGCACTTAATGCTAAGCGTCATATTGGTTCATTAATTAAACCAGCCATTTATGTTGCGGCACTTGAGCGTTATCAGCAATATAATTTTGCTACTATTTTAGATGATAAGGCGATTACCTTAAGAAATGGTACCGGTAAAAAGTGGCAACCAAAAAACTATGATGGGAAATATCGAGGGCAGGTTTCGTTAATTGAAGGGTTAGTCTTTTCACTCAATGTACCCACTATTAATTTGGGTATGAGTTTAGGTTTGGATAGCGTAGCCGATGCTATTAAAGCGTTGGGCTATCAGCAGAAACTTAAAATGCGTCCTTCTGTTTTATTGGGTGCAGTGAATATGTCGCCATTGGAAATCAACCAATTATATTTAGCGATTGCTAATAATGGTTATTACCAAAAGACCCATACCATCACCAAAATACTCTCATCAAATAACGAGACGCTCTGGCAAAAGCAGCAATCAAGCGAGCAACGTTTATCAAGTAATGCGGCCTATTTACTTGATTACGCTTTAGAAAGAGTCACTCAAGTGGGCACAGCTAGATCACTTACTTGGCGTTTAAATAACAAAAAAGTCGCGGGTAAAACAGGTACAAGTAACGCCTTACGAGATAGTTGGTTCATCGGTTATGACAGCAAGCATTTAATAACAACCTGGTTGGGTAAAGATAATAATAAACCAACGGGTTTGACGGGGAGTAGTGGAGCGTTACCTTTGTTCGCTGACTTCATAAATAAACAGGGCGTAATAAATAAAGTTGAAGCTAAACCAGAAAGTATTGTGGTCACTCTTTTTGAGCAGCAAACGGGTAATGCAGTCACAGATAAATGCGCCAATACGGTGATCTATCCTGCGGTGCGAGACGGCATTGTAACTTCAAAGGACTGTTTACAAGAAAAAGAGGATCATAGGTCTTGGTTTGAAAGGGTTTTTGGCGAGTAG